A region of the Pirellulales bacterium genome:
GGCCGCGATCGAAGAGGGCGCTCCGGCGCCGGTCCTGAGCACGGCCCTCTACCAACGCTTCACTTCCCGCGGCGAAGAAGAATTCGCCGACAAACTACTCTCGGCGATGCGCTTCGAATTCGGCGGGCACATCGAGAAGAAATAATCGATCGCCTGCTCTGCAGCCTTATAGACCTGCCACCGAGGGCACCGAGATCAAAGAGGATATTCCCATTCGTTTAATTCGCGGTTGAATTCCTTCTTCTGTAAGCCACGAAACGCACAAACCACGAATGACACGAGTCGCACGAATAAGAAATCTGTGGTAAGCAGCATCAACTGCTGACTTCTGGAAAATCTCTGTGGCCTCGGTGTGCTCCGTGGCTAATCTTCTTTATTCAGATTTGCCACAGAGGACACCGAGATCACTGAGGGTTGGGCAGGGTGGTGGCTGCTGTCGCACTGCTTCGACGAATTCTGTCACATCCTCCTCTAGCTACCGGCTACCGACTACTTCCCCGCATCTTCCTGGAACCGAAACGGCTCGCCCCCGAATAGGTCACTGCTCGCGATCGTCGGGCACCACGAACGTTCGACGTGCTCGACCATCAGATCGTTGCCGCGGAAGTGGTTCACAAACGGCCGCATCCGCGAGTTGTACATCGTGTCGGTCAGGTCGCGGACCAGCATCACATTCTTGCCAAGTTGCACCATCTGACGGATGGCAAACGACCGCCCGAGCACGCACATGTTCAGATGCACGCCGCAAATCAGGATGTTGTCGATGCCGCGCTTCTGGAGCAGGTTATAAACCTCCTGGCCATCGTCGCTGATGGCGTCGGCCGGCTCGATATCGATCAGGCTGATCTCGCGCTTCCAAGGGGAGTGGATTTCGCAGGTGGGCGTACAATCGCAGCCCATGTCCGAATCATCGATCGGCAACTCTGCTTCACGGCGCGGGTCGGGCCAGCACCACTTTGTTCCCCACCGCGTCGCCTGGGAAAGGGGTTGGGGCGCCTTCGCCGCGGGGGCATCCAGCGCGCGCTTGCGCTGCGGTGTGTCCTTATAAAAGTCGACGCACGTGCTGGGGCAGTGAATGACAAAGACACCCCGATCTCGCGCGGCATGCGCAAACTTATTGACGGATGGCGCCAATTCCGTCACCCGCCGCGCGGCGCCGCGGCACCAATGGTCGTCCCACATGTCGCAGATGATGAGGGCCGTTTTTTGCGGATCCCAGGTGACCGCCTTCTCGGTCGCGACGGGCTGGCTTTTTCCTGACGTGTCTTTGCTGACCGTACGGCTGCGAGCATGCAATTCGAGCGATTCGCCCCGATCGGCCGCGCCAAGATACGCCGTGCCGAGCAGCACACTGGTAATCATCGTCAGCAGAGTATTCCTTGCGCGGCAGTTCATGCGTGAAACCTTCAAAGACTCGGTACTCGGACGGAAAATCGGCATCACGATCAACGCGATTCTTCGACTGGTGCGGTCACGTGAATCCGCCCTCAGATTCGCCGCCCCCGTTCGGCCTGTCAACTGAACGGCGACCGACCCGGGACCGCCTGCTCGAAAGGGTTGTCGACCGTGGTACGTCGAAAAACTTGTGACCGGCGCGGGTCGTGTTAGACTGGGACGCAGGCTTCTAACGACCAGTCCTGCACTCCCACCTGCCGGCACGCTCTGCCTGCCTTGAGCCGGCTTCGACCTGCGATAATTCTGCATGATTGCCTGCATTACTGATGTCCGGCGTGGCGCCTGCATTCTCGCCCTCGTGTGGACCTGCTCGCACGCGGCGGTAAGTGTGGCGGCCGACGATGCGACGATCAAATTCAATCGCGATATCCGGCCGATCCTGGCCGAGAACTGTTTCACTTGCCACGGACCTGACAAGAACAAGCGCGAAGCTGACCTGCGTCTCGACACGCAGGCCGGTGCAATGGCCACGATCGGCGATCATCACCCGATCGTGCCGGGCAAGCCCGAAGAAAGCGAACTGATTGCGCGTGTCACGACCGACGACGAATCGCTGCGCATGCCCCCGCCGGCAACCGGCAAGCAACTCACGGCGCGACAAATCGAGCTGCTGCGGGCGTGGATCGCCGCGGGCGCCCCCTGGCAAGAGCATTGGTCGTACACACCGATCGAACGGCCGAAACTTTCGACCAACTCAAACGCCACCCATCCGATCGATGCGTTTCTCGCGTCGCGGCAGATCGAGGCGGGACTTTCGCCGGCTGCCGAAGCGGATCGCGTGACCTTGGCCCGGCGCTTGTCGTTCGATCTCGTCGGGCTACCGCCGGCGCCCGAAACGGTCGACGCGTTTGTGCATGACGAGCGCGAAGATGCCTACGAGCGATACGTCGATTCGCTGCTGGCGTCGCCGCACTATGGCGAGCGGATGGCCATGTACTGGCTCGACCTGGTGCGCTACGCCGACACCACCGGTATTCACGGCGATAATCATCGTGATGTTGCCCCGTACAGGGATTACGTGATCGGCGCATTCAACGCCAACATGCCGCTCGATCGGTTCATCGTCGAACAATTGGCCGGCGACCTGTTTCCGACGCCGACACTGGCTCAAAAGGTCGCGTCGGGCTACAACCGGATGAACATGACGACGACTGAAGGGGGCGCGCAGGCGAAAGAGTATATCGCCAAGTACGCCGCGGATCGGGTGCGTAACGCCTCGACGGTCTACCTCGGTGCGACGCTCGGATGCGCCGAATGCCACGATCACAAGTACGATCCCTTTACGACGAAGGACTTCTACAGCTTCGCGGCATTCTTCGCCGACGTGCAAGAGCAGCCGGTGGCGCTACCCGGCCCGGCGTTTCCTGTGCCCAGTTCGGATCAAGAGAAAAAGCTGGCCGAACTTGATGCAGCGCTACTAAAAGTGCGTGCCACACTCGATACGCAGACGCCCGAGTTGGACGCCGCGCAAGTCGCCTGGGAAGCGATAGCCCGCGAGCGATTAACAAATCCGCCGCAGCTCGCAACCTGGCAAGCGGTCGGGCCGTTCAAGGCCGACAGCTTCGAAGCGGCGTTTGATACGGCTTATGGTCCGGAAAAGGACATCGATCTAACGGCCACGTTCACGGATGCGCAGCTCGCTTGGTTGCCACATGCGGACTGGGCCGATGGCGCCGCGCACGAGTTACCCGCCGAGCGCGGAGCCATGTATCTGTACCGCACGATCGAATCGCCACGCGCCACGCCGCTCGTGATTTCGCTGGGCAGCGATGATGGGCTGCGAGTTTGGCACGATGGCAAGGAGGTGCATACGCAGCGCAAGAAGCGACCCGTCAAGCCGGACGAGGATCAGGTCACGCTGCAACTGCACCCGGGCACGAATCAGTTGCTATTAAAAGTGGTAAATGCCGAGGCCGGCGCCGGTTTTTATTTCCGCGTCGTCGAGGCCGATGTGCCAGCAGCGATGGCACCGCTGGTCGTGAAGCCCGCCTTAGAGCGTAACGAAGAAGGACGCAATGCAATCGCCAAATTCCATCGGGGCGTGGCTACGCTCTTAAATCCCGCGCGCGATCAACTGGCGGCGCTGGAAAAAGAGCGCAAAGAAGTCGACGCCGGCGTGCTGCGAACCCTGGTGGCAATGGCCGGCGAGCCGCGCATGACCCGTGTGCTGCCGCGCGGCAATTGGTTGAACGAATCGGGCGAGGTGGTCACACCAACCACGCCAGGTTTTCTGAAGCCGATCGCGGTCGAAGGACGCCGCCCCTCGCGGCTCGACCTGGCGCAGTGGATGGTGTCGCGCGATAACCCGCTCGTCGCACGGGTCTTCGTGAATCGGCTGTGGAAGCTGGCCTTCGGTCGTGGTCTGACAGCACCGCTCGACGATTTAGGAGCCCAGGGTTCGTGGCCCGTACACCTGGAGCTGATCGATTGGCTGGCCGCCGAACTCATCGACAGCGGCTGGGATATAAAGCATGTACTTCGGCTGATCGTCAGTTCCCATGCGTATCGGCGCAGCTCGCATACTTCGCCCGAGGCATTGCATGTCGACCCCTACAATCTATTGGTGGCGCGACAGGGTCGATTCCGACTCGAAGCGGAAATGGTGCGCGACAATGCGTTGGCCGTCAGCGGGTTATTGGTCCCCACGATCGGCGGGCGCAGCGTGAAGCCCTATCAGCCGCGCGGCTATTGGGCCCATTTGAATTTTCCAGTGCGCGAATACGAAGCCGACCATGGTCCGGATCTGTATCGCCGGGGGCTGTACACCTACTGGTGCCGCACGTTCCTGCACCCCAGCCTGCTGGCGTTTGATGCGCCCACGCGAGAGGAATGCACGGCTGAGAGAAATCGTTCGAACACGCCGACGCAGGCGCTCGTTTTACTAAACGACCCGATCTACGTCGAGGCGGCCCGCGTCTTCGCTGAGCATATTTTGCGACAGACGACGTTGCCGACAAACGATCGCATCAATTGGGCATTTCATCACGCCGTGTCACGTCCGGCGACGAACGACGAGTTGCAAATTCTCAACACGCTCTTGGAAAAGCATCGGCAGTACTATGCCGGCAATGCCGACGAGGCGCGCAAACTGGTGGCGGTGGGAGAAACCCCGGTTCCGGCGGACCTCGATCCGACCGAGCTGGCAGCCTGGACGTCGGTCGCGCGCACGATTCTCAATTTGCACGAAACGATTTCGCGGTATTAAGCGATCAAGACCATGAACGATCCACGTATTCTGAGTTCCGCGGACCGTGACGCGCTCGCTCGCGAGATTTGCCGCCGCACGTTTCTGGCCCGTGCCGGTGCGAATGTCGGCGCCTTGGCTCTGGCGTCGTTAGGGGCGCCGAACTTGCTGCGTGCCGGAGATTCAACCCCGCCACAAGCGCTACCGGCCGCTGGCCCTTGGCCGGGCGTGGTGCGCCCCTTGCATTTCGCCCCGCGCGTGAAGCGCGTGATTTATCTGTACATGGCGGGCGGCCCTTCGCATTTGGAAACGTTCGACTACAAGCCGAAGCTGGCCGAGATGCAAGGCCAGCCCATGCCCGAGTCGTATACCAAAGGACAGCCGATCGCGCAGTTGCAAAACGCCAAGCTGACCTGCCTGGCGCCGCAGCATCCCTTCGTGCGTTGCGGGCAGTCCGGGCAAGAGATTTCGAGCGTCTTTCCCCGCCTGGCGACCGTGGCCGACGAGATGTGCATCATTCGCTCACTGCACACCGATGCCATCAACCACGATCCGGCCCACACGTTCATGAACACGGGCACCACGATCTCGGGACGCCCGTCGATGGGGGCATGGTTGACCTACGGGCTCGGCAGCGACAGCGATGACCTGCCCGGCTTCGTCGTGATGACTTCGTTGGGGAAGTTTGGCCAGGCGCAGCCCATTGCGGCGCGGATGTGGCACAGCGGTTTTCTGCCCAGCCGTTTTCAGGGAGTCGAGTTTCGCTCGAAAGGGGACGCCGTCCTTTACCTCAGCAATCCGCCGGGCGTGGATCGCCAGCGGCAAGCCGAACTGGTCGACGCCGTGAAGACGTTGAACACGCAAGCAAATCAGACATTGGACGATCCCGAGATCGCGACGCGCGTCACCCAGTACGAAATGGCGTTTCGCATGCAAGCCAGTGTGCCCCACTTGCTCGACGTTTCGGATGAGCCCGCCCACGTCATGGAAATGTACGGTACGCAGGGGGCCGATGGATCATTCGGGGCGAACTGCCTGCTGGCGCGTCGGTTGGCCGAGCGCGGCGTGCGCTTCATTCAGTTGTACCATCGCGACTGGGATCATCACGGCAGCGTTAAGGAACACGTCAAGGGAACGGCGGCCGAAGTCGATCGCGGCGCCACGGCCCTAATCATGGACCTGAAGCAGCGCGGCATGCTGGACGAGACGTTAATCGTTTATGGTGGCGAGTTCGGCCGTACGCCAATGGCGCAGGGCAACGGCCGCGATCATCACATGCAAGGCTTTTCGATGTGGCTGGCCGGCGGCGGCATTCGCCGTGGCATCAGCTACGGGGCCACCGACGAATTAGGTTACAAGGCGGTTGAAAACCCGGTACACGTCAACGATCTGCACGCCACGATGCTGCACCTGTTCGGCATCGATCATGCGCGGCTGACGTACCGCTTCCAGGGACGCGACTTCCGCCTGACCGACGTCGCCGGACGCGTGATTCACGAAATCCTGGCCTGACGACATAAGTCTGCACGCAGCGTCTTCGCACCTGTCGCTGCTAGTTGTGCAGCTTCGCGAGCACGCGCGCTAGCTTGGCGCCGACTGCTTCGACGCGGGCTTGCAGCTTGACGTCCTTCAACGAGCCGTCGTCGGCAAATGCCGTGTGAGCGTTCATGACGGCCACCTGGTCCGGCAGCACCAGAACGTTGATGTTGCCCAGCACAGCACGCAGATGGACCAGTCCGCGCAGGCCGCCAAGCGCTCCGGGCGAGGCACTGATGAGCGCCGCCACCTTGTCGTTGAAGCAGGCCAGTGGGGGCTCGCCTGTCGCCGGGCGCGAGGCCCAATCGATGGCGTTCTTCAGCACGGCCGAAATCGAGCTGTTGTATTCGGGCGAAGAAATCAAAAAACCTTGATGAGCGAGCATCAGCTCCTTGAGCTTCATCGCACTGGCCGGCAGGCCCGAGCTGGCTTCGAGGTCGCCGTCGTACAGAGGCATCGCGAGGTCGCGCAGATCGATCACCGTGACTTCGGCCCCCGCGGCCTGGGCGCCGGCGGCGGCCAGCTTCACTAGCTTCTTGTTGAACGACGCTTCACGCGTGCTGCCGGCCATGGCCAGGATCTTCACAGCAGAACTCATCGGCGGATCTCTCATATGTCAGGTGTCAGTCGCCCCGCAGCGGCTTGACGTGCCAGCGCCTCAACGTGCATGAACGTCAGCCGAGGTCTGGCCGAGCTATTCTGCCTTGCCGGCGGCAATCTTGGCAGATTTTTGGACCGCGTACAAACGACGATCGCTGCGCAGCAACAGTTTATCGCCGGCGATCGCCGGCGTGGCCAGGCACATGTCGTCATCGGCCAAAGAATTGACGCGCACCACTTCGAAGTCCGGGCCTGCCTTGATGACGAACGTCTCGCCATACTCGCTCAGGCAAAAGACCTGTCCGTTGTACGCCCAGGGCGAGGCCGTGACCGCCTTCGCATTAGGAAGTCTTTTCTTTTCGTACAGCGCGGCGCCGGTCTGGGCATCGAAGCACGACGTCAGCCCCAGATCGGTAATCGAGTAGATCAACCCCTTGTAGAGCAGGATCGAGGGATTGTACGGCGCCGCTTTACGCTGGCACCAGGCGACGAAATCGTTGCTCGTCGCATCAGGCGCGAGCGTGATATCGCCGCTCGCGCCGGGACGGACAGCCACGATGGGCTTCTTGTTCCCCATGAAATAGCCCGAGCTGACGTACAGCAAGTTCGGGCCGGCCATCGGCGTCGGGATCGCGTTGCCGGACATGTCCCCCAGTTGCCACAGCATCTTTCCGTCCAGGTCGTAGGATCGCACGGCGCCACTGCCCGAGACAACGATCTCAGTCCGATCGGCGTGATTCCAAACGAACGGAGTCGACCAACTGCTTTTTTCGGGGCGCGGCGTGCGCCACATCTCGGCGCCGGTTTTCGTGTCGAGCGCTGAAAGGAACGATTGGTCCTCGTTGTCGTTCAAAACGTACAAGCGGTCGTTGAAGATCGCCGGCGAACCACCGGTCCCCCAGCCCGACGCGGTCTTGTAAGTGCCCAGGGTGCGCGACCAAAGAGGCTCGCCGTCGAGCGCATAGCAAAACACGCCCAGATTGCCGAAGTAGACATACAGGCGTTCGCCATCGGTGACCGGAGTCTCGGAAGCGTAGCTGTTTTTCAGATGCGACGATTCCGGCGGCAAACCGGTGTGGGCTACTTGTTCCCACAGCACTCGTCCGTCATTCAGGTCGAGGCATAGCACGCGCCACTGGTGCTCGCTTTTCGAAGGCTCGTCTCGATTCCCTCCCAGGTACAGGCCACGCTTGCGGTCCTTGTTCTTGACTTCTTCATCGTTGGTGACGGTGGTGACGAAGACCCGGTCGCCCCAGACAATCGGCGACGACCAACCACGGCCCGGCGTGTCTTGCTTCCAGGCGATGTTATCGGTCGAGCTCCAGGTATCCGGCAGATCAGGGTTGTCGGCAGTCCCCAGCGCCGCCGGCCCGCGAAACTGTGGCCACTGCGTGTCGGCCGCGCGCACGAGGCTCGTCGCGAAGAGAACGAGCACGATGAGAGCTAATTGCGCGGCAATAGGCATCTGCACATTCCTCGGCGGCAATGTAGGGGAGAGGCGCATGGGACGACAGCAACAGAGATAATACGACGGCACGGTCGACGCGAATCGCGTGATCGAACGTCGCGTCACTTAGTCAGGACGCTGGATCATGCGCCAGACCACCACGAAGCGCGATCAAGGTTCTCGCAGATTGCCAAAATAGTAAGTACGGGAAAGTTCGCCAGGAGATTGCTGTCATCACATTATTGGCTCAGGCGAACCTGCGATCGAATTCTACTTATACTATTCGCCCCGTTAGACGCTTCTGCATTCCCAGACTATCAGTGTTGACGTTGGGCACGGCAGTCTTCGATGAATAGGGGCCTTTTGGGTGGTGCGTACATGTCAGATTATTTGGTAATTTACGCAATCTGGGTTATTTTTCGAGATTGATTCCAACAACAAAGAGTCTTCTCGGGATGCACGAGCTTCTTTTTTTTCCACGGCGACCGTGTGGCGACTGGGTTTACGCGTCGATTAGGGACGAAAGTTGTTTGAATCCCCATGACCAACGTGGTACTCTTTTTCTGACGGTTGGCTAGTTGAAATTTCCGCGACCCCGCCAATGCGCGGGACCTCAACGGGGGGTCGCGGTCAGTTGCTAGCGAGGTTCGGAGCGAATGCTAAGAACGGATAACTTCTTGGCGTACTACCTACCTGCATCGCTCCAGAACAACGTCCCTCACTCGAATGCTCCCAACTTTCATGGATCGAGAGTGCGCGTTCCTGCTGCGCCAGCAGGTGGTCGCTCGCGATCCTATGAGACGCGGGGCAAGCTTAGTGTGGGCCAGGATCGTAGGTCCTGTCCGACACGGGCAGCGAGTAAGCGTACAAACTGCCTGATCCCTCCGACGGGAAATACCTAGGGCCGCCGTTGCCTAAACGTTATTCGTTTAATGCGGGAGTCGAAAAGCTGTGTCAGATCAAACTCGAGGCTTGTTCTTTGGGCCCCCGAACCTGGTCGATCTTCTCCGGCATCTGGCCGCCCATCGCGGGGATGACCTCGCGTTCGTTTACCTGGTCGATGGGGAAAACGAAGAGATTTCGATCACCTATGCCGAGTTGGACCGGCAAGCTCGCGGCGTCGCTGCTTGGCTGCAAGCGCACGGCCTGCAAGGCCAACGGGCCATGCTGCTGTATCCGCCCGGCCTTGATTTCATCGTGAGCTTCTTCGGCTGCCTCTATGCCGGCGTCGTGGCTGTCCCGGCTT
Encoded here:
- a CDS encoding cysteine hydrolase family protein; this translates as MNCRARNTLLTMITSVLLGTAYLGAADRGESLELHARSRTVSKDTSGKSQPVATEKAVTWDPQKTALIICDMWDDHWCRGAARRVTELAPSVNKFAHAARDRGVFVIHCPSTCVDFYKDTPQRKRALDAPAAKAPQPLSQATRWGTKWCWPDPRREAELPIDDSDMGCDCTPTCEIHSPWKREISLIDIEPADAISDDGQEVYNLLQKRGIDNILICGVHLNMCVLGRSFAIRQMVQLGKNVMLVRDLTDTMYNSRMRPFVNHFRGNDLMVEHVERSWCPTIASSDLFGGEPFRFQEDAGK
- a CDS encoding PSD1 and planctomycete cytochrome C domain-containing protein, whose protein sequence is MIACITDVRRGACILALVWTCSHAAVSVAADDATIKFNRDIRPILAENCFTCHGPDKNKREADLRLDTQAGAMATIGDHHPIVPGKPEESELIARVTTDDESLRMPPPATGKQLTARQIELLRAWIAAGAPWQEHWSYTPIERPKLSTNSNATHPIDAFLASRQIEAGLSPAAEADRVTLARRLSFDLVGLPPAPETVDAFVHDEREDAYERYVDSLLASPHYGERMAMYWLDLVRYADTTGIHGDNHRDVAPYRDYVIGAFNANMPLDRFIVEQLAGDLFPTPTLAQKVASGYNRMNMTTTEGGAQAKEYIAKYAADRVRNASTVYLGATLGCAECHDHKYDPFTTKDFYSFAAFFADVQEQPVALPGPAFPVPSSDQEKKLAELDAALLKVRATLDTQTPELDAAQVAWEAIARERLTNPPQLATWQAVGPFKADSFEAAFDTAYGPEKDIDLTATFTDAQLAWLPHADWADGAAHELPAERGAMYLYRTIESPRATPLVISLGSDDGLRVWHDGKEVHTQRKKRPVKPDEDQVTLQLHPGTNQLLLKVVNAEAGAGFYFRVVEADVPAAMAPLVVKPALERNEEGRNAIAKFHRGVATLLNPARDQLAALEKERKEVDAGVLRTLVAMAGEPRMTRVLPRGNWLNESGEVVTPTTPGFLKPIAVEGRRPSRLDLAQWMVSRDNPLVARVFVNRLWKLAFGRGLTAPLDDLGAQGSWPVHLELIDWLAAELIDSGWDIKHVLRLIVSSHAYRRSSHTSPEALHVDPYNLLVARQGRFRLEAEMVRDNALAVSGLLVPTIGGRSVKPYQPRGYWAHLNFPVREYEADHGPDLYRRGLYTYWCRTFLHPSLLAFDAPTREECTAERNRSNTPTQALVLLNDPIYVEAARVFAEHILRQTTLPTNDRINWAFHHAVSRPATNDELQILNTLLEKHRQYYAGNADEARKLVAVGETPVPADLDPTELAAWTSVARTILNLHETISRY
- a CDS encoding DUF1501 domain-containing protein, whose protein sequence is MNDPRILSSADRDALAREICRRTFLARAGANVGALALASLGAPNLLRAGDSTPPQALPAAGPWPGVVRPLHFAPRVKRVIYLYMAGGPSHLETFDYKPKLAEMQGQPMPESYTKGQPIAQLQNAKLTCLAPQHPFVRCGQSGQEISSVFPRLATVADEMCIIRSLHTDAINHDPAHTFMNTGTTISGRPSMGAWLTYGLGSDSDDLPGFVVMTSLGKFGQAQPIAARMWHSGFLPSRFQGVEFRSKGDAVLYLSNPPGVDRQRQAELVDAVKTLNTQANQTLDDPEIATRVTQYEMAFRMQASVPHLLDVSDEPAHVMEMYGTQGADGSFGANCLLARRLAERGVRFIQLYHRDWDHHGSVKEHVKGTAAEVDRGATALIMDLKQRGMLDETLIVYGGEFGRTPMAQGNGRDHHMQGFSMWLAGGGIRRGISYGATDELGYKAVENPVHVNDLHATMLHLFGIDHARLTYRFQGRDFRLTDVAGRVIHEILA
- a CDS encoding NAD(P)H-dependent oxidoreductase produces the protein MSSAVKILAMAGSTREASFNKKLVKLAAAGAQAAGAEVTVIDLRDLAMPLYDGDLEASSGLPASAMKLKELMLAHQGFLISSPEYNSSISAVLKNAIDWASRPATGEPPLACFNDKVAALISASPGALGGLRGLVHLRAVLGNINVLVLPDQVAVMNAHTAFADDGSLKDVKLQARVEAVGAKLARVLAKLHN
- a CDS encoding PQQ-binding-like beta-propeller repeat protein, with product MPIAAQLALIVLVLFATSLVRAADTQWPQFRGPAALGTADNPDLPDTWSSTDNIAWKQDTPGRGWSSPIVWGDRVFVTTVTNDEEVKNKDRKRGLYLGGNRDEPSKSEHQWRVLCLDLNDGRVLWEQVAHTGLPPESSHLKNSYASETPVTDGERLYVYFGNLGVFCYALDGEPLWSRTLGTYKTASGWGTGGSPAIFNDRLYVLNDNEDQSFLSALDTKTGAEMWRTPRPEKSSWSTPFVWNHADRTEIVVSGSGAVRSYDLDGKMLWQLGDMSGNAIPTPMAGPNLLYVSSGYFMGNKKPIVAVRPGASGDITLAPDATSNDFVAWCQRKAAPYNPSILLYKGLIYSITDLGLTSCFDAQTGAALYEKKRLPNAKAVTASPWAYNGQVFCLSEYGETFVIKAGPDFEVVRVNSLADDDMCLATPAIAGDKLLLRSDRRLYAVQKSAKIAAGKAE